Proteins encoded in a region of the Deefgea piscis genome:
- a CDS encoding glycosyltransferase family 4 protein yields the protein MKKIIMVGTDPQGQGGIASVVRTYQNAGLFEKNNIEYISSHVADGALKKCTVFLFGFVQFIFYCCLDKVSILHLQTASYGSFMRKYLFFVVARVFNVSTIVHVHGAEFELFYREKSNFFQKKMVLYVLSNADCVIALSHKWNEQLRGICNIANVVTIYNPIATPLKVSDVRDPNVILFLGHVGNRKGTFDLISAMPDVIKLNPAVQLKIGGTGQIEAARQLAVDLKVDTHIEFLGWVVGEDKERLLNSASILLLPSYNEGLPMSILEAMAYGLPVIASDVGGIPEALASCIADCIVKPGDVDDLAKKINHLLIDDDLRGEIARKLQQTVAEKFDVEVVTNELTQLYTRLLENK from the coding sequence ATGAAAAAAATAATTATGGTCGGTACCGATCCACAAGGGCAGGGAGGTATTGCTTCTGTGGTGCGTACTTATCAAAATGCCGGCTTATTCGAGAAAAATAATATTGAATATATTTCATCTCATGTTGCTGATGGAGCTCTAAAAAAGTGTACTGTATTTTTATTTGGGTTTGTGCAATTCATATTTTATTGCTGCCTAGATAAGGTAAGTATTTTGCATTTGCAAACTGCATCATATGGCAGCTTTATGAGGAAGTATTTATTCTTTGTCGTTGCTAGAGTCTTTAATGTCAGTACCATCGTTCATGTGCATGGTGCTGAGTTTGAACTTTTCTATCGTGAAAAAAGTAATTTCTTTCAGAAGAAAATGGTTCTCTATGTTTTATCTAATGCAGATTGTGTTATTGCCTTGTCGCATAAATGGAATGAGCAGTTGCGCGGAATTTGTAATATTGCAAATGTAGTTACTATTTATAACCCGATAGCAACTCCGTTGAAAGTTTCTGATGTTCGTGATCCAAATGTTATTTTGTTTCTTGGTCATGTCGGAAATAGAAAAGGCACTTTTGATTTGATTAGTGCAATGCCTGATGTGATTAAATTAAATCCTGCTGTTCAATTAAAAATAGGTGGCACGGGTCAAATTGAAGCGGCTCGCCAATTGGCGGTCGATTTAAAAGTCGATACACATATTGAGTTTTTGGGCTGGGTGGTTGGCGAGGATAAAGAGCGGCTGCTCAATTCGGCGAGCATATTACTGCTACCTTCGTATAACGAAGGTTTACCGATGTCGATTTTAGAGGCGATGGCCTATGGCTTGCCGGTGATTGCAAGTGATGTGGGTGGCATTCCTGAGGCGCTTGCTAGTTGTATAGCCGATTGCATTGTTAAGCCTGGCGATGTGGATGATCTGGCAAAAAAAATTAATCATTTATTGATCGACGATGATTTGCGTGGGGAAATAGCACGGAAATTGCAGCAAACCGTGGCGGAGAAATTTGATGTTGAAGTTGTTACAAATGAATTAACACAACTTTATACGCGCTTGTTGGAAAATAAATGA
- a CDS encoding heparinase II/III family protein: protein MMASLDWYLNRLRCMSLPEVAHRVAEHSSKVLQENGCLLAHSKTPERIVATTPWIQKPVNLSADEGAAILNAAAHLLAGRWDVFGQRLPLGMPPDWQVDPLTGIRAPLSFGLRIPISQRNVVGDIKYLWEPARHLELVTLAQAWALTQDSRYISALQDCFASWLKDAPYPNGPHWSSSLETAIRLINWSIIWQLVGQDDSALWAGEVGQKLKSDWLAHIYQSLFFIRHHLSQHSSANNHLIGELSGLLVACMTWPFWSECSEWRDFAKENLLRQALLQNGVDGVNREQAMSYQQFVFEFLFWAGRSVENTPHQFPAVYWERLHAMGEWVAAVRDVAGNVPGIGDADDGYVTQLARDSSTSPFDHLLQVCGEIFGCAQWQTLGCHSAAAKWWLSFPLSKPKRNANLQAVPRLFAEGGYAVIGSDWGMPSEVKLILDSGPLGYLGIAAHGHADALAVLLSVGGMPVLVDAGTYSYHAEGGWRDYFRGTAAHNTVCINGQDQSVSGGKFMWVKQAKSVLHDFTSGDGLTTWCASHDGYQRLPSKVSHLRRVEYSSAERIVRVFDEIESHSACDFSINWQHAADLDVVCNDVGWLISTPQLQIVARVIGTDFSLISQCGALSPIAGWVSERYGEKQPATRVDCRVNGHIGKAQWITEFKIERLN, encoded by the coding sequence ATGATGGCTTCACTAGATTGGTATTTAAATCGTTTGCGCTGTATGAGTTTGCCAGAGGTTGCGCATCGTGTGGCCGAGCATTCAAGTAAAGTTTTACAAGAAAATGGATGTCTATTAGCTCATTCAAAGACGCCCGAACGTATTGTGGCGACGACGCCTTGGATTCAAAAGCCAGTCAATTTAAGTGCTGATGAGGGGGCCGCCATTTTAAATGCTGCAGCGCATTTGCTGGCTGGGCGCTGGGATGTTTTTGGTCAACGATTGCCATTGGGCATGCCACCTGATTGGCAAGTTGATCCTTTAACGGGTATCCGTGCCCCATTAAGCTTCGGTTTGCGCATACCGATTAGTCAACGTAACGTCGTTGGGGATATCAAATATCTGTGGGAGCCAGCTCGTCATCTTGAATTAGTGACTTTGGCGCAGGCTTGGGCTTTAACGCAAGATTCACGCTACATTTCTGCACTGCAAGATTGCTTCGCTTCGTGGTTGAAAGATGCGCCTTATCCGAATGGGCCGCATTGGTCGAGTAGCCTTGAAACAGCAATTCGCTTGATTAATTGGTCGATTATTTGGCAATTAGTAGGGCAAGATGATTCTGCTTTGTGGGCTGGTGAAGTAGGTCAAAAACTCAAATCAGATTGGTTAGCGCATATATATCAATCCTTATTTTTTATTCGGCATCATTTATCTCAACATTCTTCTGCCAATAATCATTTAATTGGTGAGTTATCAGGCTTGTTGGTGGCTTGTATGACTTGGCCTTTCTGGAGCGAATGCAGTGAATGGCGAGATTTCGCGAAGGAAAACCTGCTAAGACAAGCTCTGTTGCAAAACGGTGTTGATGGTGTCAATCGCGAACAGGCCATGTCTTACCAGCAATTTGTGTTTGAATTTTTGTTCTGGGCTGGGCGTTCAGTTGAGAATACACCGCATCAATTTCCTGCCGTCTATTGGGAGCGTTTGCATGCAATGGGGGAATGGGTTGCCGCTGTTCGAGATGTGGCTGGCAATGTCCCGGGTATTGGTGATGCGGATGATGGCTATGTCACGCAGTTAGCGCGCGATTCATCGACATCACCGTTTGATCATTTATTGCAAGTCTGTGGTGAAATTTTTGGATGTGCGCAGTGGCAGACATTAGGGTGTCATTCAGCAGCGGCAAAATGGTGGCTGTCGTTCCCTTTATCAAAACCTAAACGCAATGCCAATTTGCAGGCCGTACCGCGCTTGTTTGCTGAGGGTGGGTATGCAGTGATTGGTTCTGACTGGGGTATGCCATCAGAGGTTAAGCTAATACTGGATTCGGGGCCATTAGGTTATCTGGGTATAGCTGCTCATGGGCATGCTGATGCCTTAGCCGTATTACTTTCTGTGGGCGGCATGCCGGTGCTGGTTGATGCTGGTACTTATAGCTATCACGCTGAAGGCGGATGGCGTGATTATTTTCGCGGTACTGCTGCACACAATACGGTCTGTATTAACGGGCAAGATCAGTCTGTTAGCGGCGGTAAATTTATGTGGGTAAAGCAGGCTAAATCGGTACTGCATGATTTTACATCTGGTGATGGCTTGACGACTTGGTGTGCATCTCACGATGGTTACCAACGTTTGCCTAGCAAAGTTTCACATTTAAGACGTGTTGAATATTCAAGTGCTGAACGAATTGTTCGGGTGTTTGATGAAATTGAATCTCACTCAGCGTGTGATTTTTCAATCAATTGGCAGCATGCCGCTGATCTAGACGTGGTTTGTAATGATGTTGGATGGCTGATTAGCACGCCACAATTGCAAATTGTGGCGCGTGTTATAGGGACTGATTTTTCTTTGATTTCTCAATGTGGTGCATTGAGTCCAATTGCTGGCTGGGTTTCGGAACGTTATGGAGAAAAGCAGCCCGCGACTCGTGTGGATTGTCGTGTCAATGGCCATATTGGTAAAGCACAATGGATTACTGAATTTAAAATTGAACGCTTAAATTAA